The Equus quagga isolate Etosha38 chromosome 12, UCLA_HA_Equagga_1.0, whole genome shotgun sequence genome includes a region encoding these proteins:
- the LOC124249146 gene encoding uncharacterized protein C16orf52 homolog B-like — protein MDKLTIISGCLFLAADIFAIASIANPDWINTGESAGALTVGLVRQCQTIHGRDRTCIPPGLPPEWVTTLFFIIMGIISLTVTCGLLVASHWRREATKYAPWIAFTGMILFCMAALIFPIGFYINEVGGQPYKLPNNTVVGSSYVLFVLSIFFTIVGLLFAGKVCLPG, from the coding sequence ATGGATAAACTGACCATCATCTCAGGATGTCTCTTTCTGGCCGCCGATATCTTCGCCATCGCCAGCATCGCCAACCCGGACTGGATCAACACCGGGGAGTCGGCGGGAGCACTCACTGTGGGCCTTGTGCGACAGTGTCAAACAATCCATGGACGAGACCGGACGTGCATCCCACCTGGGCTTCCCCCAGAGTGGGTCACCACACTGTTTTTTATCATCATGGGAATCATTTCATTGACTGTCACATGTGGTTTGCTGGTGGCTTCCCACTGGCGAAGAGAAGCTACAAAATATGCTCCATGGATAGCATTCACTGGAATGATCCTTTTCTGTATGGCTGCCCTAATATTTCCGATAGGATTTTACATCAATGAAGTTGGAGGTCAACCTTATAAATTACCCAACAACACAGTAGTTGGGTCATCATATGTACTTTTTGTCTTATCAATTTTCTTTACAATAGTAGGACTTCTATTTGCTGGCAAAGTTTGTTTACCAGGCTGA